Proteins encoded within one genomic window of Nitrospirota bacterium:
- a CDS encoding winged helix-turn-helix transcriptional regulator: protein MKKSHSHSLFDWEKPLKALADETRLKIIRKLLNNESSVNELSNALGIQTYNISRHLKILEAAGLVEKRKAGANRIIRITRDIRSYFSEDNVVLDLGCCKFKFSDSEK from the coding sequence ATGAAAAAATCTCATTCACACAGTTTGTTTGACTGGGAAAAGCCCTTAAAGGCGCTGGCTGATGAGACCCGCCTGAAAATCATCCGTAAGCTTTTAAATAATGAGTCGTCCGTAAATGAATTAAGCAACGCCCTCGGCATTCAAACATACAACATATCAAGGCACTTAAAAATATTGGAGGCCGCGGGATTGGTGGAAAAGAGAAAAGCTGGCGCAAACAGGATCATCAGGATAACAAGAGATATAAGGTCTTACTTTTCAGAAGATAACGTTGTGCTGGATTTAGGATGTTGCAAGTTCAAGTTCAGTGATTCGGAGAAATAA
- a CDS encoding trypsin-like peptidase domain-containing protein, producing MINKKIDPKFYRKSLFSILLFSHIIVVMIFIHSKTYASDLRHAMVRIYADCNGVRASDKGSLEPLGSGFIINSSMILTNAHVVDDQSDIAVRRFNQSERYRSKMLYFTREADLALLTVDDGRFFEGVLPLEFGELPDVGDEVSVYGFPGTEEIVIARGRYHGIVEERYLLGNSSFLAGHIRAEIRPGNSGSPVISGNKVAGIIMQATEHYDSGLMVPAFLIKHFLADISDGKSDDFH from the coding sequence ATGATAAACAAAAAGATTGACCCGAAATTCTACCGGAAATCTCTCTTCTCAATATTACTCTTTAGCCACATTATAGTAGTAATGATATTCATCCATTCAAAAACATATGCGTCAGATTTAAGGCATGCAATGGTCAGGATTTATGCGGATTGCAACGGGGTACGCGCTTCCGATAAAGGCTCATTAGAGCCTCTCGGTTCCGGATTTATTATTAACAGCAGCATGATTCTTACAAATGCGCATGTCGTTGACGATCAATCAGACATTGCTGTAAGGAGATTTAATCAGTCTGAAAGATACAGGTCAAAAATGCTTTACTTTACCCGAGAAGCGGACCTCGCACTTCTAACAGTTGATGACGGGCGGTTCTTTGAAGGCGTCTTGCCGCTTGAGTTTGGTGAACTGCCTGATGTTGGCGACGAGGTTTCCGTGTACGGCTTTCCAGGCACTGAAGAGATTGTTATTGCCAGAGGCCGCTATCACGGAATCGTAGAAGAGAGATACCTGCTTGGGAACAGTTCATTCCTTGCCGGGCATATTCGCGCGGAAATTCGCCCCGGCAACAGCGGGAGCCCGGTCATATCGGGAAACAAGGTTGCGGGAATAATAATGCAGGCCACAGAGCATTATGACAGCGGCCTCATGGTCCCTGCTTTCCTCATAAAACATTTTCTTGCGGATATCAGCGACGGAAAGAGTGACGACTTTCATTAA
- a CDS encoding cytochrome c, whose amino-acid sequence MVSSIVIMAVAVSFNLSFAGTSPSLPDAEKTYSWYCAPCHGVKGDGNGFNAKNLDPRPANHTDPNLMTKRTDEELFGVISGGGKGVGKSTLMPPWGNTFDKARIESLVKYLRELCRCQEE is encoded by the coding sequence TTGGTTTCATCCATAGTCATTATGGCTGTAGCTGTCAGTTTTAACCTGTCTTTTGCTGGAACAAGCCCTTCTCTGCCTGATGCAGAAAAGACCTATTCCTGGTACTGCGCGCCGTGTCATGGGGTCAAGGGCGACGGGAATGGCTTTAACGCGAAGAACCTCGACCCCCGGCCTGCAAACCACACGGACCCCAACCTTATGACTAAGAGGACGGATGAAGAACTTTTTGGCGTGATAAGCGGCGGGGGCAAGGGCGTCGGCAAATCCACCTTAATGCCGCCGTGGGGAAATACGTTTGACAAAGCCCGGATCGAATCGCTTGTTAAGTATTTAAGGGAATTGTGCAGGTGTCAGGAAGAATGA
- a CDS encoding arsenate reductase (azurin) small subunit, translated as MKESELQNEDVTRRSILKTAGIAAAGAAVLISGLKGKARASNGTYPQVKVSNIKDLKPGKAVKFDYPLVGRKNILIDLGCAVEGGAGANKSVVAYSSFCTHLGCGVDMDKESGMLVCECHQSVYDPKQSGKVVEGPAPNSLPMLALEVDKNGDIYAVGVAGLIYGLRNNLLDGEEVK; from the coding sequence ATGAAAGAATCAGAGCTTCAAAATGAAGACGTAACGCGGCGGAGCATCTTGAAAACCGCAGGCATTGCAGCAGCAGGCGCGGCAGTTCTCATCAGCGGCTTGAAAGGCAAGGCCCGGGCATCAAATGGAACATATCCGCAGGTGAAGGTGTCAAACATCAAAGACCTTAAACCCGGCAAGGCAGTAAAGTTCGATTATCCGCTTGTCGGCAGGAAGAACATCCTGATCGATCTCGGCTGCGCGGTTGAAGGAGGCGCTGGCGCGAACAAGAGCGTTGTCGCGTACAGCTCGTTCTGCACCCATCTTGGATGCGGCGTTGATATGGACAAGGAAAGCGGGATGCTTGTCTGCGAATGTCACCAGTCCGTTTATGATCCGAAGCAGAGCGGGAAAGTGGTCGAAGGCCCTGCCCCCAACAGCCTGCCGATGCTCGCGTTGGAAGTGGACAAGAACGGCGATATTTACGCGGTCGGCGTTGCCGGACTTATTTATGGACTCAGAAACAATCTGCTTGACGGGGAGGAGGTAAAGTAA
- a CDS encoding molybdopterin-dependent oxidoreductase, whose translation MSDEKKFSRRDLLKVSAAGAAGVCAMNGMPAFATGKFSEAKATEFAELPPANAETYDTACRYCHVMCGYKVYIWPKGTGRRPEKEKFYPVEKMRGDWPNPVFTVEAKKNGKDVNIMIVPDNKDVASGSNYSIRGAFNAQSLYSEKLPTRIRLKKPMIRKGGKSGVLTEVSWDEAIEFTAANFQKIIDKHGPDAVGAVYGDWGYLQNTHAFLKWLFTGIKSSTLAGNGYLFWGDESWGLADVVGGGTRSFTVEDFTKTKCIFCAGKNLKDTGSSWYYNALTTGGMNKGDIKLIFVDPRKTQMADDAVKSGGLFLQINPGTDAILGASLMHVLVKNDLYDKDFVQKYATGFDTLKGTVLNSRFAPENAEKVTGIPAAKIKAAAEMLAKYKGQTMVLFEKGIMHQVTGYENEVSYSAMGIILGNAGKPGACTSRAGGHPRGTWADPPAPNGDSAMRSICDKIDKGEVKALWSYISNIYVQLPNLSKYKPQIDRMFLVVNEIYPTDTTAAADVVFPAATWGEWNCIQASEDRRIHIQQGFMDPPGDAKPDWWIVAKLAKRMGLSGFDWKNEQEIYEECSARTKGDFTSDISEISWNDLIKAGTNGIQFPYRNRRSISRLYSPETEEVMGRRFKHKDGKAHLDPVKALTDFEPYNHPLRDKITGEYPLWMIMHRANEVWNTGYNFYNNGLNVPLTPNIYERISEQTVSINPKDAKTIGVKSGDRVTLNSRNGSIKAVAKVSGLTVPGVVDVMALYPKTESTPNMVTSEKADPKLAEWDRMVPVNIVKV comes from the coding sequence ATGAGCGACGAAAAGAAATTTTCCAGAAGGGATTTATTAAAGGTTTCGGCGGCAGGCGCAGCCGGGGTGTGCGCGATGAACGGGATGCCTGCGTTTGCGACAGGTAAATTTTCAGAGGCAAAGGCCACAGAATTTGCGGAGCTCCCTCCGGCAAATGCCGAGACTTATGATACCGCCTGCCGTTACTGCCATGTCATGTGCGGGTATAAAGTTTATATCTGGCCGAAAGGCACAGGCAGAAGGCCGGAAAAGGAAAAATTTTATCCGGTTGAAAAAATGAGGGGCGACTGGCCCAATCCCGTGTTCACCGTGGAGGCGAAAAAGAACGGCAAGGATGTGAACATAATGATAGTGCCTGACAACAAGGACGTGGCAAGCGGATCAAACTATTCCATCCGCGGCGCGTTTAATGCCCAGAGTTTATATTCAGAGAAACTTCCTACACGTATCCGCCTCAAAAAACCGATGATCCGCAAGGGCGGCAAGTCAGGCGTTCTGACCGAGGTTTCTTGGGATGAGGCGATTGAATTCACAGCGGCTAACTTTCAAAAGATCATTGATAAACACGGCCCTGACGCGGTCGGCGCTGTTTACGGCGACTGGGGTTATCTCCAGAATACCCACGCATTTTTAAAGTGGCTCTTCACCGGGATTAAATCCAGCACGCTCGCGGGCAACGGTTATCTGTTCTGGGGCGATGAAAGCTGGGGGCTTGCAGATGTTGTCGGCGGCGGGACCAGGTCTTTTACAGTGGAGGATTTCACAAAGACCAAGTGCATCTTCTGCGCCGGAAAAAATTTAAAGGACACAGGTTCATCATGGTATTACAACGCGTTGACAACCGGCGGGATGAACAAAGGCGACATTAAATTAATTTTTGTGGACCCGAGAAAGACACAGATGGCGGACGACGCAGTAAAAAGCGGCGGTCTGTTTCTCCAGATCAATCCCGGAACGGACGCGATACTTGGCGCATCACTGATGCACGTTCTCGTGAAGAACGATCTGTACGACAAAGATTTCGTGCAAAAGTATGCGACTGGTTTTGACACACTTAAGGGAACCGTGTTGAACAGCAGATTCGCCCCTGAGAATGCCGAGAAGGTCACGGGCATCCCGGCTGCGAAAATCAAAGCGGCGGCAGAAATGCTGGCCAAGTACAAAGGCCAGACAATGGTCCTCTTTGAAAAGGGCATCATGCATCAAGTGACAGGCTATGAAAATGAAGTCTCATACAGCGCAATGGGAATTATCCTCGGCAACGCGGGCAAGCCCGGCGCGTGCACATCAAGGGCAGGCGGGCACCCGAGAGGAACATGGGCTGATCCGCCTGCGCCGAATGGAGACAGCGCGATGAGAAGCATATGCGACAAGATCGACAAGGGAGAAGTAAAGGCCCTGTGGTCGTACATCAGCAACATCTACGTTCAGCTCCCGAACCTGAGCAAATATAAACCGCAGATCGACAGGATGTTCCTTGTCGTAAATGAGATCTATCCCACCGACACAACTGCGGCCGCTGACGTGGTCTTTCCTGCCGCGACATGGGGTGAGTGGAATTGCATTCAGGCCAGCGAAGACCGCAGGATCCATATTCAGCAGGGCTTCATGGACCCGCCGGGTGACGCGAAACCCGACTGGTGGATAGTCGCGAAACTTGCAAAGCGCATGGGGCTCTCCGGCTTTGACTGGAAGAACGAGCAGGAGATATACGAGGAATGCAGTGCCCGGACGAAAGGCGATTTCACCAGCGACATTTCAGAGATCTCATGGAACGACCTGATTAAGGCAGGCACTAACGGCATTCAATTCCCGTACAGAAACCGCAGGAGCATTTCACGGCTCTATTCCCCTGAAACAGAAGAAGTGATGGGCAGGCGGTTCAAGCACAAGGACGGCAAGGCGCATCTCGATCCTGTAAAAGCGCTGACTGATTTTGAGCCGTACAATCATCCACTGAGGGACAAGATCACAGGCGAGTATCCTTTATGGATGATAATGCACCGGGCGAATGAGGTCTGGAACACAGGATACAACTTTTACAACAACGGCCTCAATGTGCCGCTGACCCCGAATATCTATGAAAGGATATCGGAGCAGACCGTAAGCATCAATCCCAAAGATGCCAAGACGATCGGAGTGAAGAGCGGAGACCGGGTCACTCTCAATTCACGAAACGGCAGCATAAAGGCTGTGGCAAAGGTATCCGGATTGACTGTCCCCGGAGTTGTAGACGTCATGGCTCTTTATCCGAAGACCGAGTCAACGCCGAATATGGTCACCAGCGAGAAGGCAGACCCAAAGCTCGCTGAGTGGGACAGGATGGTGCCGGTCAATATTGTGAAGGTATAA
- a CDS encoding ubiquinol-cytochrome c reductase iron-sulfur subunit, with translation MQKDNISRRSFLRLIGWGSFFAATGISVAGALRFLFPRVLFEKPSAFKISVPAEFKGGPDYQVFENWKAEHSVWLVRERNRIYAVHAKCTHLGCTPNWFPDEGIFKCPCHGSQFHKNGMNFAGPAPRPLDRLNIAIDDDGNIVIDKSRVYTFKEFDKQGAYVEV, from the coding sequence ATGCAAAAAGATAATATCTCCCGCCGCTCTTTTCTCCGCTTGATCGGATGGGGGTCTTTTTTTGCCGCAACAGGTATATCAGTTGCCGGAGCATTAAGGTTCTTATTTCCGCGTGTGCTTTTTGAAAAGCCATCGGCTTTCAAGATCAGTGTTCCTGCTGAATTCAAAGGAGGACCGGACTATCAGGTTTTTGAAAATTGGAAAGCCGAACACTCAGTCTGGCTTGTGAGAGAAAGAAATCGAATATACGCCGTACATGCTAAGTGCACTCATTTGGGCTGCACGCCAAACTGGTTTCCTGACGAAGGGATATTTAAATGTCCCTGTCACGGCAGTCAGTTTCACAAAAACGGCATGAACTTTGCGGGGCCTGCTCCGAGGCCGCTTGACCGTCTCAATATCGCGATCGATGATGACGGCAACATTGTCATAGACAAAAGCAGGGTGTACACGTTTAAGGAATTTGATAAACAGGGTGCGTATGTGGAGGTTTAA
- a CDS encoding cytochrome b N-terminal domain-containing protein gives MWRFKHSQIYKSIFRHGYEDTKENRIRQIRSNIFLHVHPAKIPEHAMKIRFTWCMGGITFFLFLVETVTGILLMFYYRPVPEYAYLDIKYLEFDVPFGVVLRNLHRWAAHLMVITIMLHMLRVFLTGSYKPPREFNWVVGVTLLVLTFLLSFTGYLLPWDQLAYWAITVGTNMVRSMPVIGHEGPFAVVDKYHDVRFMLLGGTEIGGNALLRFYVLHIMALPSAALIFIGVHFWRIRKDGGISRPL, from the coding sequence ATGTGGAGGTTTAAACATTCCCAAATTTACAAATCCATCTTCCGCCACGGGTATGAGGACACTAAGGAAAACAGGATACGGCAGATAAGGTCCAATATCTTCCTCCATGTCCACCCGGCAAAAATACCTGAACATGCGATGAAGATACGCTTTACCTGGTGCATGGGAGGGATAACCTTTTTTCTGTTTCTGGTGGAAACTGTAACCGGGATACTGCTGATGTTTTATTACCGCCCTGTCCCTGAGTACGCCTATCTTGATATAAAGTACCTGGAATTTGACGTGCCTTTCGGCGTGGTCCTGAGAAACCTCCATCGCTGGGCCGCGCACCTGATGGTGATCACAATCATGCTTCACATGCTGAGGGTCTTTCTTACCGGCTCATATAAACCTCCGAGGGAGTTCAACTGGGTAGTCGGCGTAACCTTACTGGTCCTCACTTTCCTGCTGAGCTTTACAGGCTATCTCCTGCCGTGGGACCAATTGGCTTATTGGGCCATAACGGTCGGCACAAATATGGTAAGGTCCATGCCGGTAATCGGACATGAAGGCCCGTTTGCAGTAGTTGATAAATATCATGACGTGCGATTTATGCTTCTTGGCGGCACAGAGATCGGAGGAAACGCGCTGTTAAGGTTTTATGTGCTGCACATTATGGCGCTGCCCTCTGCCGCGCTCATTTTCATAGGCGTTCATTTCTGGAGAATAAGAAAGGACGGAGGTATATCAAGACCGTTATAA
- a CDS encoding c-type cytochrome, which yields MKLTRHQLILNAIFCTALLIVILWALYSEYNRPWKKYQKEKKIQQLYLQDIGGTDRCITCHQGADKPGFINRPQPFKTHSGDYLKHHPVEKFGCVVCHQGQGAALTVDAAHGNVKNWTKPILKGPFAQSSCGKCHSMDQALPLNVELKGASAFVEGWKLFNENNCLGCHKLTGYKVPDRIAPALTSIGNKVNREWLIKWLKNPKDYLPKTKMPRFDLSDEEIGYVADFLMGKKNNPSLFLPLDKGRLGGVTGNANGILISLGCLGCHTIDGNGNSFAPDLSNIGSKVNADWLVQYLKNPKAYQAKTPMPNLMIADGEIQSIVGYLMSLEGDNHKIINPPASPFFKGGDHSPLSRGVRGVSSSLAKRGEEKFSENIDKGRKLVKDKGCTGCHEIEKFPTGYDAPTLDGIGSKRVDELVFGDITGVDKTLTNWLMIKVQDPERFATDRIVTRMPNYNFSKEQAEALVTFLLGIRNESIPSTYKKTLLDPDKPEMRGESVFEKYNCAGCHKFNDKGGNIAPDISKEAKKSRPEWLFAFLKSPYKIRPEFMLKAKMPDFNLSDKEVNSIVGYLAAVSGESFPYNFEPKKEVSAGDIDDGEKLYQEIFACTGCHSANGRGGQIGPDHTDVSSRLKREWIEQWLKDPQAVQPDVRMPKFKFRDWEFEALTNYLMTLGKYRFVRTKNAD from the coding sequence ATGAAACTGACACGACATCAACTAATTTTAAATGCCATATTCTGCACAGCGCTTTTAATTGTCATTCTCTGGGCGCTGTACAGCGAATACAATCGTCCGTGGAAAAAGTATCAGAAGGAAAAAAAAATCCAGCAGCTCTATCTTCAGGATATCGGCGGAACCGACCGCTGCATCACATGCCATCAGGGAGCGGACAAACCCGGGTTCATCAACAGACCCCAGCCTTTTAAAACCCATTCGGGAGATTACCTGAAACATCATCCTGTTGAAAAATTCGGCTGTGTTGTCTGCCATCAGGGACAGGGCGCGGCTTTGACAGTTGATGCGGCGCACGGCAATGTGAAGAACTGGACAAAGCCGATTTTGAAGGGTCCTTTTGCGCAATCTTCATGCGGAAAATGTCATTCCATGGACCAGGCGCTGCCGCTGAATGTTGAATTAAAGGGCGCATCGGCTTTTGTCGAGGGATGGAAACTTTTCAACGAGAACAATTGTCTTGGATGCCACAAACTCACCGGATACAAAGTGCCTGACAGAATCGCACCCGCTCTCACATCAATAGGCAATAAGGTCAACAGGGAATGGCTGATAAAATGGCTGAAAAATCCAAAGGACTATCTGCCGAAAACAAAAATGCCGCGCTTTGACCTCAGTGATGAGGAGATCGGTTATGTCGCGGATTTTTTGATGGGTAAAAAAAATAACCCCTCCTTGTTCCTCCCCTTAGATAAGGGGAGGTTAGGTGGGGTTACAGGGAATGCAAATGGCATTCTTATATCACTCGGCTGTCTCGGCTGCCACACGATTGATGGGAACGGAAACAGTTTCGCTCCTGATCTGTCAAATATCGGCAGTAAGGTCAATGCGGACTGGCTTGTTCAATATTTGAAAAACCCGAAGGCTTATCAGGCAAAGACACCTATGCCTAACCTCATGATAGCTGATGGAGAAATCCAAAGCATTGTCGGTTATCTTATGAGTTTGGAAGGGGATAATCACAAAATAATAAATCCCCCTGCATCCCCCTTTTTCAAAGGGGGAGATCATTCCCCTCTATCAAGAGGGGTTAGGGGTGTGTCCTCCTCTTTAGCAAAGAGGGGCGAGGAAAAATTTTCCGAAAACATCGACAAGGGCAGAAAGCTTGTAAAAGACAAAGGCTGCACAGGCTGCCATGAGATAGAAAAATTTCCAACCGGATACGATGCCCCGACGCTTGACGGGATAGGAAGCAAAAGGGTTGATGAACTGGTTTTCGGCGATATCACCGGCGTTGATAAGACCCTGACAAATTGGCTGATGATCAAGGTTCAGGATCCCGAAAGGTTTGCCACAGACAGGATTGTGACGCGTATGCCAAATTATAATTTCAGTAAAGAGCAGGCAGAGGCGCTGGTGACTTTTCTCCTCGGCATAAGAAATGAATCAATCCCGTCAACTTACAAAAAGACGCTACTTGATCCTGACAAGCCAGAGATGAGAGGTGAAAGTGTTTTTGAGAAATATAACTGCGCGGGTTGCCACAAGTTTAATGATAAAGGCGGCAATATCGCCCCTGATATCAGTAAGGAAGCAAAAAAGAGCAGGCCGGAATGGTTATTCGCTTTTCTGAAAAGCCCGTATAAAATACGCCCTGAGTTTATGCTCAAAGCAAAGATGCCGGATTTCAATTTGTCCGATAAGGAAGTCAATTCCATAGTCGGATACCTGGCCGCTGTCTCCGGAGAATCTTTCCCATATAATTTTGAACCAAAAAAAGAAGTTAGCGCAGGGGACATTGATGACGGTGAAAAATTATACCAGGAAATATTTGCGTGCACTGGTTGTCATTCCGCGAACGGGCGCGGCGGGCAGATTGGCCCCGATCATACTGATGTGTCAAGCCGTTTGAAAAGGGAATGGATCGAGCAGTGGCTGAAAGACCCTCAAGCCGTACAGCCTGACGTCAGGATGCCGAAATTTAAATTCAGGGACTGGGAGTTTGAGGCATTAACTAATTACCTCATGACCCTCGGCAAATACAGGTTTGTGCGGACAAAGAATGCTGATTAG
- a CDS encoding HlyD family efflux transporter periplasmic adaptor subunit: MKLRNKQTYIRTTKEEFTGGKTNISKLIYFSVLILLACFVLFYLFSKFYYVNGIGQVVFDVTYVQPDRDIRIEKFLVGEGTFVKKGDPLIEYETSSYLYNVNTPGDEGRQRYDMDTFRLHRDLEEKKIEKTGIEKELELLQGQLDSIYRLQSLEIYMRKDMLPVTKRIDELRLKKDLIENEITLLNELTGQVPRGAARQGAGVQSFDYSGKGIIQSPSDGQVTKLYRETYEVVPKGDNIIAIHQVQNPRIKAYFEQNDIQHIASGLKVDIEFPDGTGGCGVIDKHYPYTTLPLPEELQMKSEPVHRSLVADITPCKGDEERWKYFYKMNVKVKVKRWKK; encoded by the coding sequence ATGAAACTGAGAAACAAACAGACTTATATCAGGACAACAAAGGAAGAATTTACCGGGGGGAAGACAAACATAAGCAAGCTTATCTATTTTTCCGTGCTTATACTGTTAGCTTGCTTTGTCCTGTTCTATCTCTTCAGTAAGTTCTATTACGTCAACGGCATCGGACAGGTCGTTTTCGATGTGACATATGTACAACCGGACAGGGACATAAGGATAGAAAAATTCCTGGTCGGGGAGGGAACGTTCGTAAAAAAAGGCGACCCCCTTATCGAGTACGAAACTTCAAGCTACCTCTATAATGTAAACACGCCCGGCGATGAAGGAAGACAGAGATATGATATGGACACTTTCAGGCTCCACAGGGACCTGGAAGAAAAAAAGATAGAAAAGACAGGCATCGAAAAAGAACTTGAACTGCTGCAAGGCCAGCTCGACAGCATATACAGGCTTCAGTCCCTCGAAATTTATATGAGAAAGGACATGTTGCCTGTGACAAAAAGGATTGACGAGCTCAGGCTCAAAAAGGACCTTATTGAAAATGAGATCACTCTGCTGAATGAACTGACCGGCCAGGTCCCCAGGGGCGCAGCGCGCCAGGGTGCAGGTGTTCAATCTTTTGATTACAGCGGCAAAGGAATAATTCAGTCGCCTTCAGACGGACAGGTAACAAAGCTTTACAGGGAAACTTATGAGGTCGTGCCCAAGGGAGACAACATTATTGCAATCCATCAGGTCCAAAATCCGAGGATAAAGGCGTACTTTGAGCAGAATGATATACAACACATTGCTTCCGGGCTGAAAGTTGACATTGAGTTTCCCGACGGCACAGGCGGCTGCGGGGTCATTGATAAACATTATCCGTACACAACCCTGCCGCTCCCGGAGGAGCTTCAGATGAAATCCGAACCGGTGCACAGGTCGCTTGTCGCTGACATAACACCCTGTAAGGGGGATGAAGAACGATGGAAATATTTTTATAAAATGAACGTGAAAGTAAAGGTAAAAAGATGGAAAAAATAA